The Pseudomonas extremaustralis genome contains a region encoding:
- the ctaD gene encoding cytochrome c oxidase subunit I, protein MSAVIDDHGHAGDHAHGPAKGLMRWVLTTNHKDIGTMYLWFAFTMFLLGGSFAMVIRAELFQPGLQIVEPAFFNQMTTMHGLIMVFGAVMPAFVGLANWMIPLMIGAPDMALPRMNNFSFWLLPAAFLLLVSTLFTPGGGPNFGWTFYAPLSTTYAPESVTFFIFAIHLMGISSIMGAINVVATILNLRAPGMTLMKMPLFVWTWLITAFLLIAVMPVLAGCVTMMLMDIHFGTSFFSAAGGGDPVLFQHVFWFFGHPEVYIMILPAFGAVSSIIPTFSRKPLFGYTSMVYATASIAFLSFIVWAHHMFVVGIPLVGELFFMYATLLIAVPTGVKVFNWVSTMWQGSLTFETPMLFAVAFVILFTIGGFSGLMLAIAPADFQYHDTYFVVAHFHYVLVPGAIFGIFASAYYWLPKWTGHMYDETLGKLHFWLSFVGMNLAFFPMHFVGLAGMPRRVPDYNLQFADFNMVSSIGAFMFGATQIFFLFIVIKCIRGGPPAPAKPWDGAEGLEWSIPSPAPYHTFTTPPEVK, encoded by the coding sequence ATGAGCGCTGTGATCGATGACCATGGTCACGCAGGTGACCATGCCCACGGCCCCGCCAAGGGTTTGATGCGCTGGGTGCTGACCACCAACCACAAGGACATCGGCACGATGTACCTGTGGTTCGCCTTCACCATGTTCCTGCTCGGCGGCTCGTTCGCCATGGTGATCCGTGCCGAACTGTTCCAGCCCGGCCTGCAGATCGTGGAGCCGGCGTTCTTCAATCAGATGACCACCATGCACGGCCTGATCATGGTGTTCGGCGCGGTCATGCCGGCGTTCGTCGGCCTGGCCAACTGGATGATCCCGCTGATGATCGGCGCGCCGGACATGGCCTTGCCGCGCATGAACAACTTCAGCTTCTGGCTGTTGCCGGCGGCGTTCCTGCTGCTGGTTTCGACCCTGTTCACCCCCGGCGGCGGGCCGAATTTCGGCTGGACCTTCTACGCCCCGCTCTCCACCACCTACGCGCCGGAAAGCGTGACGTTCTTCATCTTTGCCATCCACCTGATGGGCATCAGTTCGATCATGGGCGCGATCAACGTGGTCGCCACCATCCTCAACCTGCGTGCCCCTGGCATGACCCTGATGAAAATGCCGCTGTTCGTCTGGACCTGGCTGATCACCGCGTTCCTGCTGATCGCGGTGATGCCGGTGCTGGCCGGTTGCGTGACCATGATGCTGATGGATATCCACTTCGGTACCAGCTTCTTCAGTGCGGCCGGCGGTGGTGACCCGGTGTTGTTCCAGCATGTGTTCTGGTTCTTCGGCCACCCCGAGGTGTACATCATGATCCTGCCGGCGTTCGGTGCCGTCAGCTCGATCATCCCGACCTTCTCGCGCAAGCCATTGTTCGGCTACACCTCGATGGTCTATGCCACTGCGAGCATTGCGTTCCTGTCGTTCATCGTGTGGGCGCACCACATGTTCGTGGTCGGCATTCCGCTGGTGGGCGAGCTGTTCTTCATGTACGCCACGCTGCTGATCGCGGTGCCCACCGGGGTCAAGGTGTTCAACTGGGTCAGCACCATGTGGCAGGGCTCGCTGACCTTCGAGACGCCGATGTTGTTTGCGGTGGCCTTCGTGATCCTGTTCACCATCGGCGGCTTTTCCGGGCTGATGCTGGCGATTGCCCCGGCGGACTTCCAGTACCACGACACCTATTTCGTGGTGGCGCACTTCCATTACGTACTGGTACCCGGCGCGATTTTCGGCATCTTCGCTTCGGCCTATTACTGGCTGCCGAAATGGACCGGCCACATGTACGACGAAACCCTGGGCAAGCTGCATTTCTGGCTGTCCTTCGTGGGCATGAACCTGGCGTTCTTCCCGATGCACTTCGTCGGCCTGGCCGGCATGCCGCGCCGGGTGCCGGACTACAACCTGCAGTTCGCCGACTTCAACATGGTCTCGTCCATCGGCGCGTTTATGTTTGGTGCCACGCAGATCTTCTTCCTGTTCATCGTCATCAAGTGCATCCGCGGCGGCCCGCCGGCGCCGGCCAAGCCATGGGATGGCGCCGAAGGCCTGGAGTGGAGCATCCCCTCGCCCGCGCCGTACCACACCTTCACCACGCCGCCGGAGGTCAAATGA
- a CDS encoding SCO family protein has protein sequence MTRTQKTVFILVAIVALIMGLTVNKVLSGKGQGDPAALIDAGIILLPQSRQLPPVSMTNQDGQPVLVNELKGKWSLLFFGYTFCPDICPTTLAQLRQIKSELPKEAVDKLQVILVSVDPNRDTPTQLKQYLGYFDPQFQGLTGANVDDVQKLSNAVSIPFIPADTSKPNYTVDHSGNLALIGPDGTQRGFIRAPLNNQKLIAQLPGLLQRK, from the coding sequence ATGACTCGAACTCAAAAAACCGTCTTTATCCTGGTCGCCATCGTCGCGTTGATCATGGGCCTGACCGTCAACAAAGTGCTTTCGGGCAAAGGCCAGGGCGACCCCGCCGCGCTCATCGATGCTGGCATCATCCTGCTGCCGCAAAGCCGCCAGTTGCCGCCAGTGAGCATGACCAACCAAGACGGCCAGCCGGTGCTGGTCAATGAGTTGAAAGGCAAGTGGAGCCTGCTGTTCTTCGGCTACACCTTCTGCCCGGACATCTGCCCCACCACCCTCGCCCAGCTGCGCCAGATCAAGAGCGAGCTGCCCAAAGAGGCTGTGGATAAGTTGCAAGTGATCCTGGTCAGCGTCGACCCCAACCGCGACACCCCGACCCAGCTCAAGCAATACCTGGGCTACTTCGATCCGCAGTTCCAGGGCCTGACCGGCGCGAATGTGGACGATGTGCAAAAGCTCTCGAACGCCGTGAGCATCCCGTTCATCCCGGCGGACACCAGCAAGCCCAACTACACCGTCGACCACAGCGGCAACCTCGCGCTGATCGGCCCGGATGGTACGCAGCGTGGGTTTATCCGCGCGCCGTTGAACAATCAGAAGCTGATTGCGCAGTTGCCGGGGTTGTTGCAGCGTAAATAG
- a CDS encoding cytochrome c oxidase subunit 3, whose translation MSTHDTYYVPAQSKWPIIATFGLLITVYGLGVWFNDLKAARPESHGPWIFFVGGLLLAYMLFGWFGAVIKESRAGLYSAQMDRSFRWGMTWFIFSEVMFFIAFFGALFYVRHMSGPWLGGEGHKGIAHMLWPNFEFTWPLLNNPDPKLYPAPEGTISPWGLPLVNTILLVSSSVTITIAHHALRKGHRGALKLWLAITVLLGLAFLGFQAEEYIHAYKELGLTLGSGVYGATFFMLTGFHGAHVTIGTIILFVMLMRILRGHFNAEHQFGFEAASWYWHFVDVVWIGLFFFVYVL comes from the coding sequence ATGTCGACTCATGATACGTACTACGTACCAGCGCAAAGCAAGTGGCCAATAATTGCCACGTTCGGCCTGTTGATCACCGTGTACGGCCTTGGCGTGTGGTTCAACGATCTGAAAGCTGCACGGCCAGAATCCCACGGGCCGTGGATCTTTTTCGTCGGAGGGCTGCTGTTGGCCTACATGCTGTTCGGCTGGTTCGGCGCGGTGATCAAGGAAAGCCGTGCCGGGTTGTACAGCGCACAGATGGACCGTTCGTTCCGCTGGGGCATGACCTGGTTCATCTTTTCCGAGGTGATGTTCTTTATCGCGTTCTTCGGAGCGCTGTTTTATGTGCGGCACATGTCCGGTCCCTGGCTGGGTGGCGAAGGCCATAAGGGCATCGCGCACATGCTGTGGCCGAACTTCGAGTTCACCTGGCCGTTGCTCAACAACCCCGATCCCAAGCTGTACCCCGCGCCGGAAGGCACCATCAGCCCGTGGGGGCTGCCGTTGGTCAACACCATTCTGCTGGTGAGTTCCAGCGTGACCATCACCATCGCCCACCATGCCCTGCGCAAAGGCCATCGCGGCGCGCTCAAGCTTTGGCTGGCGATCACCGTGCTGCTGGGCCTGGCGTTCCTCGGGTTCCAGGCCGAGGAATACATCCACGCCTATAAGGAGCTGGGCCTGACGCTCGGTTCAGGTGTGTACGGCGCGACGTTCTTCATGCTCACCGGCTTCCACGGTGCCCACGTGACCATCGGCACTATCATTTTGTTTGTGATGCTGATGCGCATCTTGCGCGGGCATTTCAATGCCGAGCATCAATTCGGCTTCGAAGCGGCCAGTTGGTATTGGCACTTTGTGGATGTGGTGTGGATCGGGCTGTTTTTCTTTGTGTATGTACTGTGA
- a CDS encoding SURF1 family protein, protein MKTSIASAMKRFRPGLAPTLVVLVLLPLMVGLGCWQVSRGHEKQRLVDSYAERRVAEPISGAQLNELTDPAFRRVHLRGLFDAEHSVLLDNRMRDGKAGVELLQPFHDQASGLWLLLNRGWLPWPDRRRPPVFSTPEQAVNLDAWVYVAPGETFQLHADPASTQWPRLLTALHPAALWAELGRSGFTYELRAEAGPGTYETTWPIVAMGPEKHLAYAVQWFAMALALLALYLYLGWHNKKEKPHGSGHESTQHV, encoded by the coding sequence ATGAAAACAAGTATAGCCAGCGCCATGAAACGCTTTCGCCCCGGCCTTGCACCCACGCTGGTGGTGTTGGTGTTGCTGCCGTTGATGGTGGGCCTGGGGTGCTGGCAAGTGTCTCGCGGTCATGAAAAGCAGCGACTGGTGGACAGCTATGCCGAGCGGCGCGTGGCCGAGCCGATCAGCGGCGCGCAGCTCAATGAACTGACCGATCCGGCCTTCCGCCGAGTGCATTTGCGTGGGTTGTTCGATGCCGAACACAGCGTGCTGCTGGACAACCGCATGCGCGACGGCAAGGCCGGTGTGGAACTGCTGCAACCCTTTCACGACCAGGCCAGCGGCCTGTGGCTGTTGCTCAATCGCGGCTGGCTGCCCTGGCCGGATCGGCGCAGGCCGCCGGTGTTCAGCACCCCCGAACAGGCGGTGAACCTCGACGCCTGGGTATACGTCGCGCCCGGCGAAACCTTCCAACTGCATGCCGACCCGGCGAGCACCCAATGGCCGCGTCTGCTGACGGCGTTGCATCCGGCGGCGTTATGGGCAGAGCTCGGTCGCAGCGGGTTTACCTACGAACTGCGCGCCGAAGCCGGGCCCGGTACGTACGAAACCACCTGGCCGATCGTGGCCATGGGCCCGGAAAAACATCTGGCCTACGCGGTGCAATGGTTCGCCATGGCGCTGGCGTTGCTGGCGCTGTACCTCTACCTCGGCTGGCATAACAAAAAGGAGAAGCCCCATGGGAGCGGCCATGAATCCACTCAACATGTCTGA
- a CDS encoding carbonic anhydrase: MSDKDKQPLAASASAAQVAESADAALKHIVDGFLHFHHDVFPQQEELFKKLATAQNPRAMFITCADSRIVPELITQSAPGDLFVTRNVGNVVPPYGQMNGGVSTAIEYAVLALGVQHIIVCGHSDCGAMRAVLNPESLEKMPTVKAWLRHAEVAKTMVHDNCDCANEGESMKMLTEENVIAQLQHLRTHPSVASRMANGHLYIHGWIYDIETSEIRAYDADKAAFRPLNGTEPIPCATPKARF; the protein is encoded by the coding sequence ATGAGTGACAAGGATAAACAGCCGTTGGCTGCGTCGGCTTCTGCCGCTCAAGTGGCGGAATCCGCCGATGCAGCGCTAAAGCATATCGTTGACGGCTTTTTGCATTTTCATCACGACGTCTTCCCGCAGCAGGAAGAACTCTTCAAGAAACTCGCCACGGCCCAGAACCCACGGGCGATGTTCATTACCTGCGCCGACTCGCGCATCGTGCCCGAGCTGATTACCCAGAGCGCCCCTGGCGACCTGTTCGTGACCCGTAACGTCGGCAACGTGGTACCGCCCTACGGTCAGATGAACGGCGGCGTTTCCACGGCCATCGAATACGCGGTCCTGGCCCTGGGCGTGCAGCACATCATTGTGTGCGGGCACTCCGACTGCGGCGCGATGCGCGCGGTGCTCAACCCCGAGAGCCTGGAGAAAATGCCGACGGTCAAGGCCTGGCTGCGTCACGCCGAAGTCGCCAAGACCATGGTTCACGACAACTGCGACTGCGCCAATGAAGGCGAGAGCATGAAGATGCTGACCGAAGAAAACGTCATCGCCCAGTTGCAGCATTTGCGCACCCACCCTTCCGTGGCCTCGCGCATGGCCAATGGTCATTTGTATATCCATGGCTGGATCTACGACATCGAGACCAGTGAAATCCGCGCCTACGATGCGGATAAGGCGGCGTTCCGACCGCTGAACGGCACCGAGCCGATCCCTTGCGCGACGCCTAAAGCGCGCTTCTAA
- a CDS encoding cytochrome c oxidase assembly protein has protein sequence MADSVPLKRLVTRLLILVLAMFAFGFALVPIYDVMCKAFGINGKTAGQYEGEQIVDPSRQVRVQFLSTNAIDMVWEFHSKADELVVNPGAVNEMLFVAYNPTDKPMTAQAIPSISPAEAAMYFHKTECFCFTQQVLQPGERIEMPVRFIVDRDMPKDVKHLTLAYTLFDITARQPPVAVHSGG, from the coding sequence ATGGCTGACTCCGTGCCGCTCAAGCGTCTGGTCACCCGCCTGCTGATCCTGGTGCTGGCGATGTTCGCCTTTGGTTTTGCCCTGGTGCCGATCTACGACGTGATGTGCAAGGCGTTCGGTATCAACGGCAAGACGGCCGGGCAGTATGAGGGCGAGCAGATCGTCGATCCGTCGCGCCAGGTGCGGGTGCAGTTCCTGTCCACCAATGCCATCGACATGGTCTGGGAGTTTCATTCCAAGGCCGATGAACTCGTGGTCAACCCGGGGGCGGTCAACGAGATGCTGTTCGTGGCCTACAACCCCACCGACAAGCCGATGACCGCCCAGGCGATCCCGAGCATTTCCCCGGCGGAAGCGGCGATGTATTTCCACAAGACCGAGTGTTTTTGCTTCACCCAGCAAGTGCTACAGCCAGGCGAGCGCATCGAAATGCCGGTGCGCTTCATCGTCGACCGCGACATGCCCAAGGATGTGAAGCATCTGACCCTGGCATACACGCTGTTCGATATCACAGCGCGCCAACCGCCCGTGGCTGTCCACAGCGGCGGCTAG
- the cyoE gene encoding heme o synthase, which yields MATLIGARHGQAIWRDYLELTKPKVVVLMLITSLVGMFLATRAGVPWTVLVFGNLGIALCAGGAAVVNHVVDRRIDALMARTHKRPLAQGRVSPIAALTFALVLAVAGLALLLAFTNPLAAWLTLASLLGYAVIYTGFLKRATPQNIVIGGLAGAAPPLLGWVAVTGHVSAEPLLLVLIIFAWTPPHFWALAIHRKEEYAKADIPMLPVTHGEHYTKVHILLYTFALLAVSLMPYVIHMSGLLYLVCALVLGGRFLQWAWVLYRGAQPHAAISTFKYSIAYLFLLFIALLVDHYLLLNL from the coding sequence ATGGCGACCTTGATCGGCGCGCGTCACGGCCAGGCGATCTGGCGTGACTACCTGGAGCTGACCAAGCCGAAAGTGGTGGTGCTGATGCTCATCACCTCCCTGGTGGGCATGTTCCTCGCCACCCGCGCCGGGGTGCCGTGGACGGTACTGGTGTTCGGCAACCTGGGGATCGCCCTGTGCGCCGGCGGCGCGGCGGTGGTCAACCATGTGGTGGATCGGCGCATCGATGCGCTGATGGCGCGCACCCACAAACGCCCGCTGGCGCAAGGGCGGGTGTCGCCCATCGCGGCGTTGACCTTTGCTTTGGTGCTGGCGGTTGCCGGCCTGGCGTTGCTGCTGGCGTTCACCAATCCCTTGGCCGCCTGGCTGACGCTGGCCTCGCTGCTCGGCTATGCGGTGATCTACACCGGGTTTCTCAAGCGTGCGACGCCGCAGAATATCGTCATCGGCGGCCTGGCCGGCGCGGCGCCGCCGTTATTGGGTTGGGTCGCTGTCACCGGTCATGTCAGCGCCGAGCCGTTGCTGTTGGTGCTGATCATCTTCGCTTGGACGCCGCCGCACTTCTGGGCCCTGGCCATTCATCGCAAGGAGGAATACGCCAAGGCGGACATTCCGATGTTGCCGGTCACCCACGGCGAGCACTACACCAAGGTGCATATCCTGCTCTACACCTTCGCCCTGTTGGCGGTGAGCCTGATGCCCTACGTCATCCATATGAGCGGCCTGCTGTACCTGGTCTGCGCGCTGGTATTGGGCGGGCGCTTTCTGCAATGGGCCTGGGTGTTGTACCGTGGCGCTCAGCCGCACGCGGCGATCAGCACCTTCAAGTACTCTATCGCGTACCTGTTTTTGCTGTTTATCGCCCTGCTCGTAGATCACTACCTACTGTTGAACCTATGA
- a CDS encoding twin transmembrane helix small protein — protein MLKAAIALMLIATVASLFSGLFFLVKDEGHSNRLVTALTVRVVLAVITVALIAWGFFSGQLVSQAPW, from the coding sequence ATGCTCAAAGCAGCCATCGCCCTGATGCTGATCGCGACCGTCGCGAGCCTGTTCAGTGGCCTGTTCTTTCTGGTCAAGGACGAGGGCCACTCCAATCGCCTCGTCACCGCCTTGACCGTACGCGTCGTGCTGGCGGTGATCACCGTGGCGTTGATCGCCTGGGGCTTTTTCAGCGGCCAGCTGGTGTCTCAGGCGCCGTGGTAG
- the coxB gene encoding cytochrome c oxidase subunit II: MTRHPHVWMGLLLWSVFGQAHAAWTTNMAPGATEVSHAVFDLHMTIFWICVVIGIVVFGAMFWSMIVHRRSTGQVAAKFHESTTVEILWTVVPLLILIAMAIPATRTLINIYDSSESDVDIQITGYQWKWHYKYLGQDVEFFSNLATPAEQIHNQAAKGEHYLLEVDQPLVLPVGAKVRFLVTAADVIHSWWVPAFAVKRDAIPGFVNEAWARIEKPGIYRGQCAELCGKDHGFMPIVVEVKSKADYDTWLGERKQEAAKLKELTSKEWTLDELVARGDKVYHTTCVACHQAEGQGLPPMFPALKGSPIATGPKEDHLHRVYFGKPGTAMAAFGKQLSEVDIAAVVTYERNAWGNNKGDMVTPKDVLAIKQAESK; this comes from the coding sequence ATGACGCGACATCCACATGTTTGGATGGGCCTCCTGTTGTGGTCAGTATTCGGCCAGGCGCACGCCGCCTGGACAACGAATATGGCGCCGGGGGCGACTGAAGTCAGCCACGCTGTGTTTGACCTGCACATGACCATTTTCTGGATCTGTGTGGTGATCGGCATCGTCGTGTTTGGCGCGATGTTCTGGTCGATGATCGTTCACCGCCGTTCCACGGGCCAGGTGGCGGCCAAATTCCACGAAAGCACCACCGTGGAAATCCTCTGGACCGTGGTGCCCTTGCTGATCCTGATCGCGATGGCTATTCCGGCGACCAGGACGCTGATCAACATCTACGACAGCAGTGAGTCGGATGTCGATATCCAGATCACTGGCTACCAGTGGAAGTGGCATTACAAATACCTGGGCCAGGACGTGGAGTTCTTCAGCAACCTGGCCACGCCCGCCGAGCAGATCCACAACCAGGCCGCCAAGGGCGAGCATTACCTGCTGGAAGTCGACCAGCCGCTGGTGCTGCCGGTGGGGGCCAAGGTGCGTTTCCTGGTGACCGCCGCCGACGTGATCCACTCCTGGTGGGTGCCGGCCTTTGCGGTCAAGCGCGACGCGATCCCCGGCTTCGTCAACGAGGCCTGGGCCCGGATCGAGAAGCCCGGGATCTACCGTGGTCAGTGCGCCGAACTGTGCGGCAAAGACCACGGCTTCATGCCCATCGTGGTCGAGGTCAAGTCCAAGGCGGACTACGACACCTGGCTCGGCGAGCGTAAGCAAGAGGCCGCCAAGCTCAAGGAACTGACCTCGAAGGAATGGACGCTGGATGAGCTGGTGGCCCGTGGCGACAAGGTCTACCACACCACCTGCGTGGCCTGTCACCAGGCCGAAGGCCAGGGCCTGCCGCCGATGTTCCCGGCGCTCAAGGGCTCGCCGATCGCCACCGGGCCCAAGGAAGACCACCTGCACCGCGTTTACTTCGGCAAGCCCGGCACTGCCATGGCGGCCTTCGGCAAGCAGCTCTCGGAAGTGGATATCGCCGCCGTGGTGACCTACGAGCGCAACGCTTGGGGCAATAACAAAGGCGACATGGTCACGCCGAAAGACGTGTTGGCCATCAAGCAGGCGGAAAGCAAATGA
- a CDS encoding COX15/CtaA family protein, translating into MAKPGFRLALFATLLALIVVLLGAYTRLTHAGLGCPDWPGCYGFISVPQSEAQLAHAELHFPDTPVEADKGWAEMTHRYFAGTLGLLIVLLAARSWRHRRDPGQPLKLPLFLLAVVFAQAAFGMWTVTLKLWPQVVTGHLLGGFATLSLLFLLTLRLSGVLPALIVPKRLQYWATAGLVLVIGQIALGGWVSSNYAAVACVDLPTCHGQWWPAADFANGFHLTQHIGPNYLGGQLDSEARTAIHLTHRIGAVLVSLVLLGLAWQLRAVGMTRLAGLLLIALGAQISLGVSNVAFGLPLPVAVAHNAGGAALLLTLVLVNYHARTSLVRVRNQLPFGWRFSPRKPASGLVTLKGEMPWRP; encoded by the coding sequence ATGGCCAAACCTGGATTTCGCCTCGCGTTGTTTGCCACCTTGCTGGCGCTGATTGTGGTGCTGCTCGGCGCCTATACCCGCCTGACCCACGCCGGCCTCGGCTGCCCGGATTGGCCCGGTTGCTACGGCTTCATCAGCGTGCCGCAAAGCGAAGCGCAACTGGCCCATGCCGAGTTGCATTTCCCCGACACGCCGGTGGAGGCCGACAAGGGCTGGGCCGAGATGACCCATCGCTATTTCGCCGGCACCCTGGGCCTGCTGATTGTGCTGTTGGCGGCGCGTTCCTGGCGGCATCGGCGTGATCCCGGCCAGCCGCTGAAGTTGCCGCTGTTCCTGTTGGCGGTGGTGTTCGCCCAGGCGGCGTTTGGGATGTGGACGGTCACCTTGAAGCTGTGGCCGCAAGTGGTGACGGGGCACTTGCTGGGCGGTTTTGCCACCTTGAGCCTGCTGTTTCTGCTGACCCTGCGTCTGTCCGGCGTGCTCCCCGCGTTGATCGTGCCCAAGCGCCTGCAATATTGGGCCACTGCCGGGCTGGTGCTGGTGATCGGTCAGATCGCGCTGGGCGGCTGGGTCAGTTCCAACTACGCGGCGGTGGCCTGTGTCGACCTGCCGACCTGCCATGGCCAGTGGTGGCCGGCGGCGGACTTTGCCAACGGCTTTCACCTGACCCAGCACATCGGCCCCAATTATCTCGGCGGCCAGCTCGACAGCGAGGCGCGCACGGCCATTCACCTGACCCATCGCATCGGTGCGGTGCTGGTGAGCTTGGTGCTGCTGGGGCTGGCCTGGCAGTTGCGCGCGGTGGGCATGACGCGGCTCGCGGGTCTGCTGCTGATTGCCCTGGGTGCGCAAATCAGCCTGGGTGTGAGCAATGTGGCTTTCGGCCTGCCATTGCCGGTGGCCGTCGCTCATAACGCCGGTGGCGCCGCGCTGTTGCTGACGCTGGTGCTGGTCAATTACCACGCCCGCACCAGCCTGGTCCGGGTGCGCAATCAATTGCCGTTCGGCTGGCGCTTCAGCCCGCGCAAGCCGGCGTCGGGCCTTGTAACCCTTAAAGGAGAAATGCCATGGCGACCTTGA
- a CDS encoding SulP family inorganic anion transporter, translating to MRAAQLKAVLPRELLASVVVFLVALPLCMGIAIASGMPPAKGLITGIIGGLVVGWMAGSPLQVSGPAAGLAVLVFELVRQHGMLMLGPILLLAGFLQLMAGRLRLGCWFRVTAPAVVYGMLAGIGVLIVLSQIHVMLDGAPKPSGLDNLAGFPAALAEAVPTLGGGLGWQAGLLGLSTMLVMYLWDKFRPQPLRFVPGALLGVGLATVASLMLALQVKRVEVPENLADAIDWLRPGDLLNLADPQLLIAAFAVAFIASAETLLSAAAVDRMHSGQRSDFDKELSAQGVGNMLCGLIGALPMTGVIVRSSANVQAGATTRLSAMFHGLWLLGFVLLLSSVLQSIPVASLAGVLVYTGIKLVDIKAFKALGRYGRMPMFTYAATALAIILTDLLTGVLVGFGLTLVNLAFKASRLKVSLIDLPQDGEMELRLTGAATFLKVPALTQVLSTVPAGTTVHVPLSNLSYIDHSCLELLEEWGRANAAKGSKLMIEARGLKRRLEGRVRTTTGLGSAAV from the coding sequence ATGCGTGCTGCTCAATTGAAAGCTGTTCTGCCACGGGAGCTGCTGGCCTCCGTGGTGGTGTTTCTGGTCGCCCTGCCCTTGTGCATGGGGATTGCGATCGCGTCCGGCATGCCGCCGGCCAAAGGCCTGATCACCGGCATTATCGGTGGCCTGGTGGTGGGCTGGATGGCGGGGTCGCCGTTGCAGGTCAGCGGCCCGGCGGCGGGTTTGGCGGTGTTGGTATTCGAGCTGGTGCGCCAACACGGCATGCTGATGCTCGGGCCGATCCTCTTGCTGGCGGGTTTCCTGCAACTGATGGCCGGGCGTCTGCGCCTGGGGTGCTGGTTCCGCGTCACGGCGCCTGCGGTGGTGTACGGCATGCTGGCGGGGATCGGCGTATTGATTGTGTTGTCGCAGATCCATGTGATGCTCGACGGCGCGCCCAAGCCCTCCGGGTTGGATAACCTCGCGGGTTTCCCAGCCGCGTTGGCCGAGGCGGTTCCGACCCTGGGCGGTGGCCTGGGTTGGCAGGCCGGGTTGCTCGGTTTGTCGACGATGCTGGTGATGTACTTGTGGGATAAATTCCGCCCACAACCGCTGCGGTTCGTGCCGGGCGCCTTGTTGGGCGTGGGGCTGGCAACGGTGGCCAGCCTGATGCTGGCGCTGCAGGTCAAGCGCGTGGAGGTTCCGGAAAACCTTGCCGACGCCATTGATTGGCTGCGTCCTGGTGACCTGCTGAACCTGGCCGATCCGCAACTGTTGATCGCCGCCTTCGCCGTGGCGTTTATCGCCAGCGCCGAAACCCTGCTCTCGGCGGCGGCAGTCGACCGCATGCACAGCGGTCAGCGCTCCGACTTCGACAAGGAGTTGTCCGCCCAGGGTGTAGGCAACATGCTCTGCGGTCTGATCGGTGCACTGCCGATGACCGGTGTGATCGTGCGCAGTTCGGCCAACGTCCAGGCCGGCGCAACCACGCGCTTGTCGGCGATGTTCCACGGCCTATGGCTGTTGGGGTTCGTGCTGTTGCTGTCGAGCGTGCTGCAAAGCATACCGGTGGCGAGCCTGGCGGGCGTGCTGGTGTATACCGGGATCAAGTTGGTCGACATCAAGGCGTTCAAAGCATTGGGACGCTACGGTCGGATGCCGATGTTTACCTATGCGGCCACGGCGCTGGCGATCATTTTGACCGACCTGCTGACCGGCGTGCTGGTGGGGTTTGGCCTGACGCTGGTGAACCTGGCGTTCAAGGCTTCACGGCTGAAAGTCAGCCTGATCGATCTGCCTCAAGACGGTGAAATGGAGTTGCGCCTGACCGGTGCGGCGACCTTTTTGAAAGTGCCGGCGCTGACCCAGGTACTGTCGACGGTGCCTGCGGGAACCACGGTGCATGTGCCGTTGAGTAACCTGAGCTATATCGACCATTCGTGCCTGGAGTTACTGGAGGAATGGGGGCGGGCCAATGCGGCCAAGGGCTCGAAGCTGATGATCGAGGCGCGTGGGTTGAAGCGCCGGTTGGAAGGCCGGGTGCGCACGACGACGGGGCTTGGCTCAGCGGCCGTCTGA